The Streptomyces sp. NBC_00576 genome contains the following window.
GGATGCACTGATGGTTGACGATCAGGGCCGGTAGAGGCGGGTAGCAGTGCAGGCACGGGGGTTCGTGATCATTGTGGTGACTAAGAGGTCCTAACAGAAGTTGTTGATCATGTGACTTTCGGTCTGGGTGCTCGTTGGTCTGGTCGTGGGGAAACGACAGTCGCGGCCTTGGATCGTGTCGGATGAACTGTGGTCGCTCATCGAGCCGTTACTGCCCGGGCCGGGTCCGAAGCTGGTGGAGGGCCGCCCGCGGGTCCCGGACCGGCAGGCGATGTGCGGGATCCTGTTCGTGCTGCATACCGGCATCCAGTGGGAGTACCTGCCCCAGGAGCTGGGCTTCGGTTCCGGCATGACGTGCTGGCGGCGCCTGGCCGCGTGGAACGAGGCCGGAGTGTGGGACGAACTGCACCTGGTGCTGCTAAAGAAGCTGCGGACCGCGGGGAAGCTGGACTGGTCGCGGGCGGTGATCGACTCCTCCCACGTACGGGCCGCTCGGCGCGGCCCAAAAGCGGGCCCAGCCCGGTCGACCGCGCACGGCCGGGCAGCAAGCACCACGTCCTCACCGACGGCCAGGGCATCCCGCTCGCGGTGTCGCTGACCGGCGGCAACCGCAACGACGTCACCCAACTCCTGCCCCTGCTGGACAAGGTTCCGGCCGTGGCCGGACTCGTCGGCAGGCCCAGACGCCGGCCTGACGCGCTCCTCGCGGACCGCGGCTACGACCACGACAAGTACCGCCGCCTGCTCTGGGCTCGCGGCATCCGCCCGGTCATCGCCGAACGAGGCCAGCCACACGGCTCCGGCCTCGGGGTATTCCGTTACGTGGTCGAGCGCACCATCGCCTGGCTGCACGGCTTCCGCCGCCTGCGCATCCGATGGGAGCGACGCGACGACATCCACGAAGCGTTCCTCGGCCTCGCCACCTGCCTGATCACCCACCGCCACGTCCAACGCCTTTGTTAGGACCTCTAAGCCAGATGATCACGAGGACGCCCCGTGCCTGCCGTTGCATCTTCCCCTGTCCCTGCCGTGCTGGGTCCGCTGGATGCGGACCTGCGCCCCTACCTCGCATCGGTGCCCGATCCGCGTTCACGCCGGGCCGCTGG
Protein-coding sequences here:
- a CDS encoding IS5 family transposase (programmed frameshift) is translated as MGKRQSRPWIVSDELWSLIEPLLPGPGPKLVEGRPRVPDRQAMCGILFVLHTGIQWEYLPQELGFGSGMTCWRRLAAWNEAGVWDELHLVLLKKLRTAGKLDWSRAVIDSSHVRAARRGPKSGPSPVDRARPGSKHHVLTDGQGIPLAVSLTGGNRNDVTQLLPLLDKVPAVAGLVGRPRRRPDALLADRGYDHDKYRRLLWARGIRPVIAERGQPHGSGLGVFRYVVERTIAWLHGFRRLRIRWERRDDIHEAFLGLATCLITHRHVQRLC